A single window of Scyliorhinus canicula chromosome 30, sScyCan1.1, whole genome shotgun sequence DNA harbors:
- the LOC119958583 gene encoding probable G-protein coupled receptor 139: protein MTILVLLRGKCGLSSCSTRYLLAMASGDLMFIIIEVGLLQFPVYYYPQSFLKVTPVCSVAYALREAAVDLSVWFTVMFTFDRFVAICSLKLKATYCTNKTAVTVLATTTILFCLNNVPVYFKFKHGKIIDKVPWGCNLKRDYFTDTRWRSFAVLSMALTPMIPIVLILILNALIFRRILMVSRARNSFKCQKKGDKESDPESESRKTTIILVFSISISFIIMWSPYVLYLLKVFNPLLDRSENHIFRSVAFMLRNLSCCTNTFIYVVTQRKFREELKRMLKYPFTSIASYID, encoded by the coding sequence ATGACGATACTGGTCCTTCTCCGGGGAAAGTGTGGCCTCTCCAGCTGCAGCACTCGCTACCTGTTGGCTATGGCATCCGGGGATCTGATGTTCATTATCATTGAGGTCGGATTGCTGCAGTTCCCTGTCTATTATTATCCACAGTCTTTCCTGAAAGTGACCCCTGTGTGTAGTGTTGCCTATGCCCTTCGAGAAGCAGCCGTAGACCtttctgtctggttcactgtcatgttcacctttgatcgatttgtcgcCATTTGTTCCCTTAAACTGAAAGCTACTTATTGCACCAATAAAACTGCTGTTACAGTTCTTGCAACAACCACCATTCTTTTCTGTTTAAATAATGTTCCcgtgtactttaaatttaaacatGGGAAAATAATCGACAAAGTGCCATGGGGCTGTAATCTTAAGAGAGACTATTTCACTGACACTAGATGGCGGAGCTTTGCTGTATTATCAATGGCGTTGACCCCAATGATCCCAATTGTTTTAATTCTGATCCTCAACGCTCTGATATTCAGGCGCATCTTAATGGTCAGCCGAGCTCGTAACTCATTCAAGTGTCAGAAAAAAGGAGATAAAGAGAGTGACCCTGAGAGCGAGAGCAGAAAAACGACTATTATTTTAGTCTTCTCCATATCCATCAGCTTCATAATTATGTGGTCACCATACGTTTTATATTTGCTGAAAGTGTTTAATCCCCTTTTAGACAGAAGTGAAAATCATATCTTTCGGTCAGTTGCATTTATGCTGCGGAATTTAAGCTGCTGCACCAACActtttatttatgtggtgactcaacGGAAGTTCAGAGAAGAGTTGAAGAGAATGCTGAAATACCCGTTTACGTCAATTGCTTCATACATTGATTAA